A window of Streptomyces marispadix contains these coding sequences:
- the dapA gene encoding 4-hydroxy-tetrahydrodipicolinate synthase, with protein MAPTSTPHTPFGRVLTAMVSPFTADGALDLDGAQQLAVHLVDAGNDGLVVNGTTGESPTTSDVEKAQLVRAVVEAVGDRAHVVAGAGTNDTAHSLELARDAAKAGAHGLLAVTPYYSKPPQEGLYRHFTAIADATELPVMLYDIPGRSGVPINTETIVRLAEHPRIVANKDAKGDLGRASWAIATSGLAWYSGDDMLNLPLLSVGAVGYVSVVGHLVTPELRSMLEAHLSGDVTKATEIHQKLLPVFTGMFRTQGVITTKAALTLRGLPGGPLRMPLVELSPEETQQLRHDLAHGGVEI; from the coding sequence ATGGCTCCGACCTCCACACCGCACACGCCCTTCGGGCGGGTTCTGACAGCGATGGTCTCGCCGTTCACCGCGGACGGCGCTCTCGACCTCGACGGTGCGCAGCAGCTCGCCGTCCATCTGGTGGACGCCGGCAACGACGGCCTGGTCGTCAACGGCACCACTGGCGAGTCCCCGACGACCAGTGATGTCGAGAAAGCCCAGCTTGTGCGGGCAGTGGTCGAAGCAGTGGGAGACCGCGCCCATGTCGTCGCCGGAGCCGGTACGAACGACACCGCGCACAGCCTCGAACTCGCCCGCGACGCCGCCAAGGCAGGCGCTCACGGGCTCCTCGCGGTGACCCCGTACTACAGCAAGCCGCCGCAGGAAGGGCTCTACCGGCACTTCACCGCGATCGCCGACGCCACCGAACTGCCGGTGATGCTCTACGACATCCCCGGCCGCTCCGGCGTCCCCATCAACACCGAGACGATCGTCCGGCTCGCCGAACACCCGCGCATCGTCGCGAACAAGGACGCCAAGGGCGACCTGGGCCGCGCGAGCTGGGCCATCGCCACCAGCGGACTCGCCTGGTACAGCGGCGACGACATGCTCAACCTGCCGCTGCTCTCCGTCGGCGCGGTCGGCTACGTATCGGTCGTCGGCCACCTCGTCACTCCCGAGCTGCGCTCCATGCTGGAAGCCCACCTCAGCGGCGACGTGACGAAGGCCACCGAGATCCATCAGAAGCTTCTGCCGGTCTTCACGGGCATGTTCCGTACGCAGGGCGTCATCACGACCAAGGCGGCCCTCACGCTGCGCGGCCTGCCGGGCGGGCCGCTCCGTATGCCGCTCGTCGAGCTCTCCCCGGAGGAGACCCAGCAGCTACGGCACGACCTCGCGCACGGCGGCGTGGAGATCTGA
- the thyX gene encoding FAD-dependent thymidylate synthase, which produces MTVELVKHSAADTDVLWAARVSTGGEKSLKELHKDPARSKGLINYLMRDRHGSPFEHNSMTFFISAPLFVFREFHRHRVGWSYNEESGRYRELQPVFYTPDAARKLVQRGRPGKYEFVEGTPEQHELTVSAMEETYRQAYETYRRLLAEGVAREVARAVLPVGLYSSMYATCNARSLMHFLGLRTKHEQAKVPSFPQREIEMVGELMEEQWSKLMPLTHEAFNANGRVAP; this is translated from the coding sequence ATGACCGTCGAGCTGGTCAAGCACAGCGCTGCCGACACCGACGTGCTGTGGGCGGCCCGGGTATCCACGGGAGGCGAGAAGTCCCTGAAGGAGCTGCACAAGGACCCGGCGCGCTCCAAGGGACTGATCAACTATCTGATGCGCGACCGCCATGGAAGCCCCTTCGAGCACAACTCGATGACCTTCTTCATCAGCGCCCCGCTGTTCGTCTTCCGCGAGTTCCACCGCCACCGGGTCGGCTGGTCGTACAACGAGGAGTCCGGTCGCTACCGCGAGCTCCAGCCCGTCTTCTACACCCCGGACGCCGCGCGCAAGCTCGTCCAGCGCGGCCGCCCCGGCAAGTACGAGTTCGTGGAGGGCACCCCCGAGCAGCACGAGCTGACGGTCTCCGCCATGGAGGAGACATACCGGCAGGCGTACGAGACCTACCGGCGTCTGCTCGCCGAGGGCGTCGCCCGCGAGGTCGCCCGCGCCGTCCTCCCTGTCGGCCTGTACTCCTCGATGTACGCGACGTGCAACGCCCGCTCGCTGATGCACTTCCTCGGCCTCCGTACGAAGCACGAGCAGGCGAAGGTGCCGTCGTTCCCGCAGAGGGAGATCGAGATGGTGGGCGAGTTGATGGAGGAGCAGTGGTCGAAGCTGATGCCGCTCACCCATGAGGCGTTCAATGCCAACGGCCGCGTCGCCCCATAG
- a CDS encoding M16 family metallopeptidase, with product MTPTHRATARPTTAEGRAVARTPSGVRAMSGGGLPLAGRGRADAGGTASAGGGEVRKTVLPGGLRVVTETVPTVRSATLGIWAHVGSRDETPALGGATHYLEHLLFKGTRRRSALDISAALDAVGGEMNAFTAKEFTCYYARVLDSDLPLAIDVLGDMLTGSVLDAAEVEAERGVILEEIAMTEDDPGDCVHDLFARALMGDSPLGRPVLGTVETVNGFTRDRLARFYRKHYDAPHLVVAAAGNLDHDTVVRQVREAFDKAGALERTEGRDPVAPRTGARPLRARGRVEIADRSTEQAHLVLGMPGYSRNDDRRWALGVLSAALGGGMSSRLFQEIREKRGLAYSTYSYTSGFADCGLFGVYAGCRPGQLSDVLKICRDELDHAARHGLPDDELRRAVGQLSGATVLGLEDTGALMHRLGKSELCWGEQLSVDEMLAKISAVTPDDVREAARDVLGRRPSLAVIGPLTDRQTTELHEAVA from the coding sequence GTGACACCTACGCACCGTGCGACGGCCCGCCCCACCACCGCGGAGGGGCGGGCCGTCGCCCGTACACCATCGGGAGTGAGGGCGATGTCCGGCGGCGGCCTTCCCCTGGCCGGGCGCGGGCGCGCGGACGCGGGCGGTACCGCCTCGGCAGGCGGAGGAGAGGTCCGCAAGACCGTCCTGCCGGGCGGTCTGCGCGTCGTCACCGAGACGGTGCCCACCGTCCGCTCGGCGACCCTGGGCATCTGGGCGCACGTCGGCTCCCGCGACGAGACCCCGGCCCTCGGCGGCGCCACCCACTATCTGGAACATCTGCTGTTCAAGGGCACCAGGCGGCGCAGCGCCCTCGACATCTCCGCGGCGCTGGACGCCGTCGGCGGTGAGATGAACGCCTTCACCGCCAAGGAGTTCACCTGCTACTACGCACGGGTCCTCGACTCCGATCTGCCGCTCGCCATCGACGTACTGGGCGACATGCTCACCGGTTCCGTACTGGACGCGGCGGAGGTCGAGGCGGAGCGGGGCGTCATCCTCGAAGAGATCGCGATGACGGAGGACGATCCGGGCGACTGCGTCCACGATCTCTTCGCCCGAGCCCTGATGGGCGATTCACCGCTGGGACGCCCCGTTCTGGGCACCGTCGAGACCGTCAACGGCTTCACCCGCGACCGTCTCGCACGCTTCTACCGCAAGCACTACGACGCCCCGCACCTGGTGGTCGCCGCCGCCGGCAATCTCGACCACGACACGGTCGTACGGCAGGTGCGCGAGGCCTTCGACAAGGCGGGTGCACTGGAGCGTACGGAGGGCCGGGACCCGGTGGCCCCGCGCACCGGCGCACGCCCGCTGCGCGCCCGCGGCCGTGTGGAGATCGCCGACCGCAGCACCGAACAGGCCCATCTCGTCCTCGGAATGCCGGGCTACTCCCGTAACGACGACCGCCGCTGGGCGCTCGGCGTGCTCAGCGCGGCGCTCGGCGGGGGCATGAGTTCCCGCCTGTTCCAGGAGATCCGCGAGAAGCGCGGCCTGGCCTACAGCACGTACTCCTACACCTCCGGCTTCGCCGACTGCGGCCTCTTCGGCGTCTACGCGGGCTGCCGTCCCGGACAGCTCTCCGACGTGCTGAAGATCTGCCGCGACGAACTGGACCATGCCGCCCGGCACGGCCTGCCCGACGACGAACTGCGCCGCGCCGTCGGCCAGTTGTCCGGCGCGACGGTTCTCGGGCTGGAGGACACGGGCGCGCTGATGCACCGTTTGGGCAAGAGCGAGTTGTGCTGGGGCGAGCAGTTGTCGGTGGACGAGATGCTGGCGAAGATCTCCGCCGTCACACCCGACGACGTACGGGAGGCCGCCCGCGACGTACTCGGCCGCCGCCCGTCCCTCGCCGTCATCGGCCCACTCACCGACCGTCAGACGACGGAACTGCACGAGGCGGTCGCCTGA
- a CDS encoding ribonuclease J — protein MSHPHPELGSPPKLAEGGLRVTPLGGLGEIGRNMTVIEYGGRLLIIDCGVLFPEEEQPGVDLILPDFSSLRDRLDDIDGIVLTHGHEDHIGGVPFLLREKADIPLIGSKLTLALIEAKLQEHRIRPYTLEVQEGHRERIGPFDCEFVSVNHSIPDALAVAIRTSAGMVVHTGDFKMDQLPLDGRLTDLRAFARLGEEGIDLLLSDSTNAEVPGFVPPERDISGVLRQVFGGAQKRIIVASFASHVHRIQQILDAAHEFGRRVAFVGRSMVRNMGIARDLGYLDVPAGLVVDVKTLDDLPDDEVVLVCTGSQGEPMAALSRMANRDHQIRIVQGDTVILASSLIPGNENAVYRVINGLTRWGANVVHKGNAKVHVSGHASAGELLYFYNICQPKNLMPVHGEWRHLRANAELGAATGVPRDRVVIAEDGVAVDLIDGKAKISGKVHAGYVYVDGLSVGDVTESSLKDRRILGDEGIISVFVVVDSSTGKIVGGPHIQSRGSGIDDADFEQVVPKIEEALVKSAQDGIAEMHQLQQLVRRTLGKWVSDTYRRRPMILPVVVEV, from the coding sequence TTGAGTCATCCGCATCCCGAACTCGGCTCGCCGCCGAAGCTGGCCGAAGGCGGCCTGCGCGTAACACCGCTCGGCGGCCTCGGCGAGATCGGCCGCAACATGACGGTCATCGAATACGGCGGCCGGCTGCTGATCATCGACTGCGGTGTGCTGTTCCCCGAGGAGGAACAGCCCGGAGTCGACCTGATCCTCCCGGACTTCAGCTCCCTGAGGGACCGGCTCGACGACATCGACGGCATCGTCCTTACGCACGGGCACGAGGACCACATCGGGGGCGTACCGTTCCTGCTGCGTGAGAAGGCCGACATCCCGCTCATCGGCTCCAAGCTGACCCTCGCGCTGATCGAGGCGAAGCTCCAGGAACACCGCATCCGTCCGTACACGCTGGAGGTCCAGGAGGGCCACCGCGAACGCATCGGGCCCTTCGACTGCGAATTCGTCTCGGTCAACCACTCCATTCCCGACGCGCTGGCCGTGGCCATCCGCACGTCCGCCGGAATGGTCGTGCACACCGGCGACTTCAAGATGGACCAGCTCCCGCTGGACGGGCGCCTCACGGACCTGCGTGCCTTCGCCCGCCTCGGGGAGGAGGGCATCGACCTGCTGCTGTCGGACTCCACGAACGCCGAGGTGCCGGGCTTCGTGCCGCCCGAGCGCGACATCTCCGGCGTGCTGCGGCAGGTCTTCGGCGGTGCACAGAAACGCATCATCGTCGCGAGCTTCGCCAGCCATGTGCACCGCATCCAGCAAATCCTCGACGCCGCCCACGAGTTCGGACGCCGGGTGGCCTTCGTCGGCCGCTCCATGGTCCGCAACATGGGGATCGCCAGGGACCTCGGCTATCTCGACGTCCCCGCCGGTCTCGTCGTCGACGTCAAGACGCTCGACGACCTCCCGGACGACGAAGTGGTGCTCGTATGCACCGGATCGCAGGGCGAGCCCATGGCGGCACTGTCCCGCATGGCCAACCGCGACCACCAGATCCGCATCGTCCAGGGCGATACGGTGATCCTCGCCTCGTCCCTGATCCCGGGCAACGAGAACGCCGTCTACCGGGTCATCAACGGCCTTACGCGCTGGGGCGCCAACGTCGTGCACAAGGGCAACGCCAAGGTGCACGTCTCCGGCCACGCCTCGGCGGGCGAGCTGCTGTACTTCTACAACATCTGCCAGCCGAAGAACCTCATGCCGGTGCACGGCGAGTGGCGACACCTGCGTGCCAACGCGGAGTTGGGGGCGGCCACGGGCGTTCCGCGCGACCGGGTCGTCATCGCGGAGGACGGCGTCGCCGTCGACCTCATCGACGGCAAGGCCAAGATCTCGGGCAAGGTGCACGCCGGTTACGTGTACGTGGACGGCCTCTCGGTCGGCGACGTCACGGAGTCCTCACTGAAGGACCGCCGCATCCTCGGCGACGAGGGCATCATCTCGGTCTTCGTGGTGGTGGACAGCAGCACAGGCAAGATCGTCGGGGGGCCGCACATCCAGTCCCGCGGCTCGGGCATCGACGACGCCGACTTCGAACAGGTCGTGCCGAAGATCGAGGAGGCCCTCGTCAAGTCGGCCCAGGACGGGATCGCGGAGATGCACCAGCTCCAGCAGCTGGTCCGCCGCACGCTGGGCAAGTGGGTCTCCGACACCTACCGGCGCCGTCCGATGATCCTCCCGGTCGTCGTCGAGGTCTGA
- a CDS encoding DegT/DnrJ/EryC1/StrS family aminotransferase: MSATEMTGAGVGIGDEVVVPAFGGAEVASAVRAVGARPVFADIDPLSYCLSPAAVEAAVTDRTVAIAPVHLFGHPADMVCLREVAQRRGLRVIDPEPGPSVVSVDAARRRKFAEYLERRLRGVVIPKVALGVQHSFHEYVVRVPGNGRPDRDAFKWALRARGVACYVPVKTPAHRTAEFRSDVWLPESERAADETLALPLETSMTKRELHRLVSACNGLGGLLLDAAC, from the coding sequence ATGAGCGCGACTGAGATGACGGGTGCCGGTGTAGGAATCGGAGACGAGGTCGTGGTGCCTGCCTTCGGCGGGGCCGAAGTGGCAAGTGCCGTAAGGGCGGTGGGCGCCCGCCCGGTGTTCGCGGACATCGATCCGCTGAGTTACTGCTTGTCCCCCGCGGCTGTCGAAGCCGCCGTGACGGACCGGACCGTGGCCATCGCGCCCGTGCATCTCTTCGGTCATCCCGCGGACATGGTGTGCCTGCGGGAGGTGGCACAGCGGCGTGGCCTGCGCGTGATCGATCCGGAGCCCGGGCCGTCGGTGGTCTCCGTGGACGCGGCGCGGCGACGGAAGTTCGCGGAGTATCTGGAGCGGCGGCTTCGAGGCGTGGTCATACCCAAGGTCGCTCTCGGAGTGCAGCACTCCTTCCACGAGTACGTGGTGCGGGTGCCGGGCAATGGGCGGCCCGATCGGGACGCGTTCAAGTGGGCGCTGCGTGCGCGCGGAGTGGCCTGCTACGTACCGGTGAAGACGCCGGCGCACCGCACGGCCGAGTTCCGCAGTGACGTATGGCTGCCGGAGTCGGAGCGTGCCGCCGATGAGACGCTCGCGCTGCCGCTGGAGACGTCCATGACGAAGCGCGAACTGCATCGGCTGGTCTCCGCATGCAATGGGCTCGGCGGACTGCTGCTGGACGCCGCCTGCTGA
- the dapB gene encoding 4-hydroxy-tetrahydrodipicolinate reductase, which produces MSKLRVAVLGSEGRMGSEAVRAVESADDMELAAALDRDDHLDALTASGAQVAVDLTHPDAVMDNLRHCVANDIHAVVGTTGWTDERLATVRGWLESSPDTGVLIAPNFGIGAVLMMRFARQAARFFESAEVVELHHPGKADAPSGTAARTAQLIAAARDDAGLPAQPDATTTALDGARGADIDGVHVHAVRMRGLVAHQEVLFGGEGETLTIRHDSLHRSSFMPGVLLGVRRIVSAPGLTYGLEHFLDLEG; this is translated from the coding sequence ATGAGCAAGCTGCGCGTGGCCGTCCTCGGCTCCGAAGGACGGATGGGCTCCGAAGCCGTACGAGCGGTCGAGTCCGCCGACGACATGGAGCTGGCCGCCGCCCTCGACCGTGACGACCACCTCGACGCGCTCACCGCCTCCGGGGCGCAGGTCGCCGTCGACCTCACCCACCCCGACGCCGTGATGGACAACCTCCGGCACTGCGTCGCCAACGACATCCACGCCGTCGTCGGCACGACCGGCTGGACGGACGAGCGCCTGGCGACCGTGCGCGGCTGGCTGGAGTCGTCACCGGACACCGGTGTCCTCATCGCCCCCAACTTCGGCATCGGCGCGGTGCTGATGATGCGGTTCGCCCGGCAGGCGGCGCGCTTCTTCGAATCCGCCGAGGTCGTCGAACTGCACCACCCCGGCAAGGCGGACGCACCGAGCGGCACCGCGGCCCGTACGGCACAGCTCATCGCCGCCGCCCGCGACGACGCCGGCCTGCCCGCGCAGCCCGACGCCACCACCACCGCCCTGGACGGTGCGCGCGGAGCCGACATCGACGGCGTACACGTGCACGCCGTACGGATGCGCGGACTCGTGGCGCACCAGGAGGTGCTGTTCGGCGGCGAGGGCGAGACCCTCACCATCCGGCACGACTCGCTGCACCGCAGCTCGTTCATGCCCGGGGTGCTGCTCGGAGTCCGCCGCATCGTCTCCGCCCCCGGACTCACCTACGGTCTGGAGCACTTCCTCGACCTGGAAGGCTGA
- a CDS encoding PH domain-containing protein — protein MPLPFMTAAGQTGAADPAEISLLPHDAREHWRRPYRPGPWRVGGAAVLLLLASYLLFSALIIALAGAVPGALVCVGAGLVVIALALRLLRVGVWVSAYGLRRVGLLNTVTLRWSDVAAVRTVQQPVRWLGLPRTVQGQALDVVRAGSGEPLRTLLTDHNADFLARPEAFDRAADVIEAWAAESWSGAQSTQSWSGTQSWSGARGAPAR, from the coding sequence GTGCCCCTGCCCTTCATGACGGCCGCAGGACAGACCGGCGCGGCCGACCCCGCAGAGATCAGCCTGCTGCCGCACGACGCCCGTGAGCACTGGCGCCGCCCGTACCGTCCCGGACCCTGGAGGGTCGGCGGCGCCGCGGTGCTGCTGCTGCTCGCCTCGTATCTGCTGTTCTCCGCGCTGATCATCGCCCTCGCGGGGGCGGTGCCGGGCGCGCTCGTGTGCGTAGGCGCCGGTCTTGTGGTGATCGCGCTTGCGTTGCGGCTGCTGCGCGTCGGCGTGTGGGTCTCGGCGTACGGGCTGCGGCGGGTGGGCCTGCTGAACACGGTGACGCTGCGCTGGTCCGACGTGGCCGCCGTCCGTACGGTGCAGCAGCCGGTGCGCTGGCTGGGGCTTCCGCGCACCGTGCAGGGGCAGGCGCTGGACGTCGTACGGGCGGGCAGCGGAGAGCCGCTGCGCACGCTGCTGACCGATCACAACGCGGACTTCCTCGCGCGGCCGGAGGCATTCGACCGGGCCGCCGACGTCATAGAGGCGTGGGCGGCAGAGTCGTGGTCGGGAGCGCAGTCAACGCAGTCGTGGTCGGGGACGCAGTCGTGGTCGGGCGCGCGAGGGGCCCCGGCCCGCTAG
- a CDS encoding polyribonucleotide nucleotidyltransferase, producing the protein MENETHYAEAVIDNGTFGTRTIRFETGRLAKQAAGSAVAYLDDDTMVLSATTASKQPKDQLDFFPLTVDVEERMYAAGKIPGSFFRREGRPSEDAILTCRLIDRPLRPSFKKGLRNEIQIVETIMALNPDHLYDVVAINAASCSTQLSGLPFSGPIGGTRVALIRGQWVAFPTHTELEDAVFDMVVAGRTLPDGDVAVMMVEAEATEKTVELVRGGAEAPTEEVVAAGLEAAKPFIKVLCKAQSDLAAKAAKPVAEFPIYLDHQDDVLEALTESVRDELAQALTIAGKQEREAELDRVKSLAAEKLLPQFEGREKEISAAYRTLTKELVRDRVIKEKKRIDGRGVTDIRTLAAEVEAIPRVHGSALFERGETQILGVTTLNMLRMEQQLDTLSPVTRKRYMHNYNFPPYSTGETGRVGSPKRREIGHGALAERALVPVLPSREEFPYAIRQVSEALGSNGSTSMGSVCASTMSLLNAGVPLKAPVAGIAMGLISKEIEGETHYVTLTDILGAEDAYGDMDFKVAGTRQFVTALQLDTKLDGIPASVLAAALKQARDARLHILDVMNEAIDVPDEMSPNAPRIITVKIPVDKIGEVIGPKGKMINQIQEDTGADITIEDDGTIYIGAADGPAAEAARTTINGIANPTMPEVGERYLGTVVKTTTFGAFVSLLPGKDGLLHISQIRKLAGGKRVENVEDVLGVGQKVQVEIAEIDQRGKLSLIPVLEEEESEGSEPKESAPADAAAGDQ; encoded by the coding sequence GTGGAGAACGAGACCCACTACGCCGAAGCCGTCATCGACAACGGCACGTTCGGCACCCGCACGATCCGATTCGAGACGGGCCGGCTCGCGAAGCAGGCCGCCGGCTCCGCAGTGGCATACCTGGACGACGACACCATGGTGCTGTCGGCCACCACCGCCTCGAAGCAGCCGAAGGACCAGCTCGACTTCTTCCCGCTCACGGTCGACGTCGAGGAGCGGATGTACGCCGCGGGGAAGATCCCCGGCTCCTTCTTCCGCCGCGAGGGCCGCCCGTCCGAGGACGCGATCCTCACGTGCCGCCTGATCGACCGCCCGCTGCGCCCCTCATTCAAGAAGGGCCTGCGCAACGAGATCCAGATCGTCGAGACGATCATGGCGCTCAACCCCGACCACCTCTACGACGTGGTCGCCATCAACGCCGCCTCCTGCTCCACGCAGCTTTCGGGCCTGCCCTTCTCCGGCCCCATCGGCGGCACCCGCGTCGCCCTCATCCGCGGCCAGTGGGTCGCGTTCCCGACCCATACGGAGCTGGAGGACGCCGTCTTCGACATGGTCGTCGCCGGCCGTACGCTCCCCGACGGCGACGTCGCGGTGATGATGGTCGAGGCCGAGGCCACCGAGAAGACCGTCGAGCTGGTGCGCGGCGGTGCTGAGGCCCCCACCGAGGAGGTCGTCGCCGCGGGTCTCGAGGCCGCCAAGCCCTTCATCAAGGTGCTGTGCAAGGCCCAGTCCGACCTGGCCGCCAAGGCCGCCAAGCCGGTCGCCGAGTTCCCGATCTACCTCGACCACCAGGACGACGTGCTGGAGGCTCTCACCGAGTCCGTGCGCGACGAGCTGGCACAGGCGCTCACCATCGCCGGCAAGCAGGAGCGCGAGGCGGAGCTGGACCGGGTGAAGAGCCTGGCCGCCGAGAAGCTCCTCCCGCAGTTCGAGGGCCGCGAGAAGGAGATCTCCGCCGCGTACCGGACGCTGACCAAGGAACTGGTCCGCGACCGCGTCATCAAGGAGAAGAAGCGCATCGACGGCCGCGGCGTCACGGACATCCGTACGCTCGCCGCCGAGGTCGAGGCGATTCCGCGCGTGCACGGCTCGGCGCTCTTCGAGCGCGGCGAGACGCAGATCCTCGGCGTCACGACGCTGAACATGCTTCGCATGGAGCAGCAGCTCGACACCCTCTCGCCGGTGACCCGCAAGCGGTACATGCACAACTACAACTTCCCGCCCTACTCCACGGGTGAGACGGGCCGTGTGGGCTCGCCGAAGCGCCGCGAGATCGGCCACGGCGCCCTCGCGGAGCGTGCGCTGGTGCCGGTGCTGCCGTCGCGTGAGGAGTTCCCGTACGCGATCCGCCAGGTCTCCGAGGCGCTCGGCTCCAACGGCTCGACGTCCATGGGCTCGGTCTGCGCGTCCACGATGTCGCTGCTGAACGCCGGTGTGCCGCTCAAGGCCCCGGTCGCGGGCATCGCCATGGGACTGATCTCCAAGGAGATCGAGGGCGAGACGCACTACGTCACCCTCACCGACATCCTCGGTGCCGAGGACGCCTACGGCGACATGGACTTCAAGGTCGCCGGCACCCGCCAGTTCGTCACCGCCCTCCAACTCGACACCAAGCTGGACGGCATCCCGGCCTCCGTGCTCGCCGCGGCCCTCAAGCAGGCCCGCGACGCTCGTCTGCACATCCTCGACGTGATGAACGAGGCCATCGACGTACCGGACGAGATGTCCCCGAACGCCCCGCGGATCATCACCGTGAAGATCCCCGTGGACAAGATCGGCGAGGTCATCGGCCCCAAGGGCAAGATGATCAACCAGATCCAGGAGGACACCGGCGCCGACATCACCATCGAGGACGACGGCACGATCTACATCGGTGCCGCCGACGGCCCGGCCGCCGAGGCCGCCCGCACCACGATCAACGGCATCGCCAACCCGACGATGCCCGAGGTCGGCGAGCGCTACCTGGGCACCGTCGTGAAGACGACCACCTTCGGCGCCTTCGTCTCGCTGCTCCCCGGCAAGGACGGTCTGCTGCACATCTCGCAGATCCGCAAGCTCGCCGGCGGCAAGCGCGTGGAGAACGTCGAGGACGTCCTCGGCGTCGGCCAGAAGGTCCAGGTCGAGATCGCCGAGATCGACCAGCGCGGCAAGCTGTCGCTGATCCCCGTGCTGGAGGAAGAGGAGTCGGAGGGCTCCGAGCCGAAGGAGTCCGCGCCGGCCGACGCCGCCGCGGGTGACCAGTGA